The Fusobacterium necrophorum subsp. necrophorum genome has a window encoding:
- a CDS encoding type II toxin-antitoxin system HicB family antitoxin: MLVVYPAIFHKAVEGGYIVCFPDLENGATEGETLEEAMRMAEDYIGTWLYDDFVSKKEFPKASNILDISLEVEEEEKEYIVEGESFKTLISLDIKKYVQECKNEIVRKNVSIPSWMNEMAKNYNLNFSSLLQQAIKKELEIE, encoded by the coding sequence ATGCTAGTTGTATATCCTGCAATTTTTCACAAAGCAGTTGAAGGAGGCTATATTGTGTGTTTTCCTGACCTAGAGAATGGAGCTACTGAGGGAGAAACACTAGAAGAAGCTATGAGAATGGCGGAAGATTATATAGGAACATGGTTGTATGATGATTTTGTTTCAAAAAAAGAATTTCCAAAAGCGAGTAATATTCTTGATATATCTTTAGAGGTTGAAGAAGAAGAAAAAGAATATATCGTCGAGGGCGAAAGCTTTAAGACTTTAATAAGTTTGGATATTAAAAAATATGTTCAGGAATGCAAAAATGAAATTGTCCGAAAAAATGTATCGATTCCTAGTTGGATGAATGAAATGGCAAAAAATTATAACTTAAATTTCTCAAGCTTATTGCAACAAGCTATAAAGAAAGAGTTAGAAATTGAATAA
- a CDS encoding DUF6838 family protein — translation MRWEDIKNSITSTMKRNMPNTNIYFEEIDNPVFPYFFIDLVDYKKEFNTTHREWKSIILDIRYHPEQHNKNARSEVIEALEKLDMAFEFQGNKVLHAKRVEENEIKEVRWLTLLDTDIAVIDKVGHYVFTLNLFDLYGKPYDYELMKDLELQFKD, via the coding sequence ATGAGATGGGAAGATATAAAAAACAGCATTACTTCTACGATGAAGCGGAACATGCCGAATACGAATATCTATTTCGAGGAAATAGACAATCCGGTATTTCCTTATTTTTTTATAGACTTAGTGGATTATAAAAAAGAATTCAATACGACGCATCGAGAGTGGAAATCGATTATTTTAGACATTCGCTATCATCCGGAACAGCATAATAAAAATGCTCGGAGTGAGGTTATTGAAGCTCTCGAAAAACTGGATATGGCATTTGAGTTTCAGGGAAATAAGGTATTACATGCTAAACGGGTAGAAGAGAATGAGATTAAAGAAGTGCGGTGGCTGACTTTACTGGATACAGATATTGCGGTAATAGATAAAGTTGGTCATTATGTTTTTACGCTCAATCTATTTGATTTATATGGGAAACCGTACGATTATGAATTGATGAAAGATTTAGAATTACAATTTAAAGATTAG
- a CDS encoding IS91 family transposase, with product MLKDLFLTSNLPHILQNIQPFFSPAHFLHLIKSFNAFLLCADYQKAFVSFACPQCGLTHKFPITCKTRLCPTCGYKYSKVWAQKITNELLNVPHRHLLFTIPKECRPFFCLDRSLLHKLTLGIKQIFDYQFQNTHKKRKRKKKIGKYSKNYFTESDIVHYGLITVIHTFGRDLKWNPHVHALISLGGFNKRFVWKKLDYFHVDVIANQWKFIVLQLIQSGNYQDPIWKEKAKQVANKLYKENARLFFSVGRQEVNSAEGLLKYLGRYLARAPIADYKIVNVTEKEVTFFFHDLANHKKKTYITMSREKFIQQVLIHLPPKHFKMISRFGFYARRKSDTLKIHMAFLQKKKKKNPFSFYVNSMLENFQIHPFLCPNCHIPMRKKELYITVRWYGRKIHISYLSKT from the coding sequence ATGTTAAAAGACCTATTCCTTACCTCTAATTTACCACATATTTTACAAAATATCCAACCTTTTTTTTCTCCTGCGCATTTTCTCCACCTCATAAAATCTTTCAATGCTTTTTTACTTTGTGCTGATTATCAAAAAGCTTTCGTCTCTTTTGCTTGTCCTCAATGTGGGCTTACTCATAAATTCCCAATTACTTGTAAAACTAGACTTTGTCCTACCTGTGGATATAAATATTCTAAAGTCTGGGCACAAAAAATAACAAATGAACTTCTAAATGTTCCTCATAGACATCTACTCTTCACAATTCCTAAGGAATGTAGACCTTTTTTTTGCTTAGATCGTTCTTTACTACACAAACTTACTTTAGGAATCAAACAAATCTTTGATTATCAGTTTCAGAATACTCATAAAAAACGAAAAAGAAAAAAGAAAATTGGGAAATATTCCAAAAACTATTTTACAGAATCTGATATTGTACACTATGGACTCATAACTGTAATTCATACCTTTGGCAGAGACTTAAAATGGAATCCTCATGTGCATGCACTCATTTCTTTGGGAGGATTTAATAAACGTTTTGTATGGAAAAAATTAGACTATTTTCATGTAGATGTCATTGCGAATCAATGGAAATTTATCGTCTTACAACTCATTCAATCCGGAAATTATCAAGATCCCATCTGGAAAGAAAAAGCAAAACAAGTAGCCAATAAACTCTACAAAGAAAATGCACGACTTTTTTTCTCGGTGGGAAGACAAGAAGTCAATTCTGCGGAAGGACTCTTGAAATATCTAGGTAGATATCTTGCGCGTGCTCCGATCGCTGATTACAAAATCGTGAATGTTACAGAAAAAGAAGTAACTTTCTTTTTTCATGATTTGGCAAATCACAAAAAAAAAACATATATCACCATGTCTCGAGAAAAATTTATTCAACAAGTATTGATTCATCTTCCCCCAAAACATTTTAAAATGATTTCTCGTTTTGGTTTTTATGCGCGTAGAAAATCAGATACTTTAAAAATACATATGGCATTCTTACAAAAAAAGAAAAAGAAGAATCCTTTTTCCTTTTATGTCAACTCCATGCTAGAAAATTTTCAAATACATCCTTTCCTATGCCCAAATTGCCATATCCCCATGAGGAAAAAAGAACTTTACATCACGGTACGCTGGTATGGAAGAAAAATTCACATCTCATATCTTTCCAAAACCTAA
- a CDS encoding HK97 gp10 family phage protein, translating to MKLKGFNEFGKVLESLEEETPGALEVFMKQQAEETKADIKKGTPVDTGTLKNSWHRSGKGLHGHELSQTIFNATDYAAHVEYGHRIGKGRKRFVKGRFMLRKAIDTRRIKFYRDLEKFVGKLMKK from the coding sequence ATGAAACTAAAAGGATTTAATGAGTTTGGGAAAGTATTAGAAAGTTTAGAAGAGGAGACACCGGGTGCTCTGGAAGTATTCATGAAGCAGCAAGCGGAAGAAACAAAGGCAGACATAAAGAAAGGAACTCCGGTTGATACAGGAACTTTGAAAAATTCCTGGCATAGGTCAGGAAAAGGCTTACACGGACATGAGCTATCGCAAACAATATTCAATGCTACCGATTATGCGGCTCACGTGGAATACGGACATAGAATTGGCAAAGGGAGAAAAAGATTTGTTAAGGGACGGTTCATGTTGAGAAAAGCGATAGATACAAGGCGGATTAAGTTTTATCGAGACTTGGAAAAATTTGTAGGGAAGTTGATGAAAAAATGA
- a CDS encoding phage tail tape measure protein, translated as MDHILSSTLELKDKFSAKIKSASSALKSFESENKKAGSAVKDTANCIKNGVTSLRNFAIAAGGLRVVSAAFSFLKSAYTGYAELDHALTKNKAIMGASAEETAKLKAQVLELGKTMPFTAREVAEAQKYQAMAGYKANDIIAMTPKLLKLSIASGEDLARTSDIMTDNLDAFGLKLSDADRLMDVMAATANNTNTSISMLGEAYTYVGAASRQFDSFEEVNVILGILANNGIKAGKAGRNLAAIYARLAKPTDDMLAEFAKTGTTLYDTSGKFKGLRKIIAESKPALDRMTEAQRNQWLATVAGTEGLKVWASIAGYSAEGTKKVTDAIKNSTGAVEENYQTQKDTPQNKIKALESAWEGLKLAIADGASPAITEAIENITQKVNELTDSDTFSKENVESFFQSIKDGAETAIMVLKGVWFILKPIVAAMKALNWVGGKIGKAFAFVAGDHLTEEESKTYYDILKQKNRAFKMDSYDAASEEARKKLWIDAQKKEDSFLNSLYEKSNKEKKGDVVLKQFLYNNGSDGIKNMSEQDYEDLYYNVARGNTDYRKNRIIPGQNKIPQIPNIPVPQLPSQNTKKEVNVNLHVNLSGTVMKETVDNKKIADELSKYLFKEYKTQSLLQM; from the coding sequence ATGGATCATATATTAAGTTCTACACTCGAACTAAAAGATAAATTTTCTGCAAAAATAAAATCTGCAAGTTCTGCTCTAAAAAGTTTTGAATCAGAAAACAAAAAAGCAGGCAGTGCTGTAAAAGATACTGCGAATTGTATCAAGAATGGTGTTACCAGTTTGAGAAATTTTGCAATTGCAGCAGGAGGACTTAGAGTAGTTTCTGCAGCTTTTAGTTTTCTAAAAAGTGCATATACAGGCTATGCTGAACTTGATCATGCTTTGACGAAAAATAAAGCTATCATGGGGGCATCTGCCGAAGAAACCGCTAAACTAAAGGCTCAAGTTTTAGAGTTAGGGAAAACTATGCCTTTTACAGCAAGAGAAGTAGCAGAAGCACAAAAATATCAAGCTATGGCGGGGTACAAAGCGAATGATATTATTGCAATGACGCCTAAGCTTTTAAAACTTTCTATCGCATCAGGAGAGGATTTAGCAAGAACATCTGATATCATGACTGATAATTTAGATGCTTTTGGTTTAAAGTTATCAGATGCAGATAGGCTCATGGACGTCATGGCAGCAACTGCGAATAACACGAATACAAGCATATCTATGCTAGGAGAGGCTTACACGTATGTCGGGGCTGCATCAAGACAGTTTGACAGTTTCGAGGAAGTCAATGTCATACTTGGAATTCTAGCAAATAACGGGATTAAAGCAGGGAAAGCTGGGAGAAATTTAGCAGCAATTTATGCAAGATTGGCAAAGCCGACGGATGATATGCTTGCAGAATTTGCAAAGACTGGAACAACTCTTTATGATACGAGTGGAAAGTTTAAGGGTCTAAGAAAAATTATTGCAGAAAGTAAACCTGCTCTCGATAGGATGACTGAGGCTCAAAGGAATCAATGGCTGGCCACTGTGGCAGGGACGGAAGGTTTAAAAGTGTGGGCATCTATCGCAGGATATAGTGCAGAGGGGACTAAGAAAGTTACGGATGCGATCAAAAATTCAACCGGAGCAGTAGAAGAAAACTATCAGACTCAAAAGGATACTCCTCAGAATAAAATAAAAGCTTTAGAAAGTGCTTGGGAAGGGTTGAAATTAGCAATTGCTGACGGTGCATCCCCCGCTATCACTGAAGCTATTGAGAATATAACTCAAAAAGTAAATGAGCTTACTGATTCGGATACTTTTAGTAAAGAGAATGTGGAGAGTTTCTTTCAAAGTATTAAAGATGGAGCTGAAACTGCGATCATGGTTCTTAAAGGAGTGTGGTTCATTTTAAAACCCATTGTAGCTGCTATGAAAGCTTTGAATTGGGTTGGAGGAAAAATCGGAAAAGCTTTTGCTTTTGTTGCAGGAGATCACTTGACAGAAGAAGAATCAAAAACATATTATGATATTTTAAAGCAAAAAAATAGAGCTTTCAAAATGGATTCTTACGATGCTGCAAGTGAAGAAGCGAGAAAAAAACTTTGGATAGACGCTCAAAAGAAAGAGGATTCATTTCTTAACTCTTTATACGAAAAGTCTAATAAAGAAAAAAAAGGGGATGTAGTTTTAAAACAATTTTTATACAATAATGGATCTGACGGAATCAAAAACATGAGTGAACAGGATTATGAAGATTTGTATTATAATGTTGCTAGAGGAAACACTGATTATAGAAAAAATAGAATAATTCCCGGTCAAAATAAAATTCCTCAAATCCCGAATATCCCAGTACCACAATTACCGTCTCAAAATACGAAAAAAGAGGTGAATGTAAATTTACATGTAAACTTATCAGGAACGGTGATGAAGGAAACGGTGGACAATAAAAAAATAGCAGATGAATTGTCGAAATATCTATTTAAGGAATATAAGACACAATCTCTGCTACAAATGTAA
- a CDS encoding DUF4355 domain-containing protein — MAEGTEKTFTQEEVDAIVEKRLRRQTADFEKEKKELERKHGETIEEYEERIKNANLTAEEKHKKELEKIQKDLDAKNAELSTIKTNEIKRNMLAKYKLSEKFLSRISGTTEEEIEASVKEFSEAIGEYMKSQVGGTPEAMNGGSNGGADKAKLEELKKKAMESGSAEDRAAYVKAKAEAEENIGGQE, encoded by the coding sequence ATGGCAGAAGGAACTGAAAAAACTTTCACACAAGAAGAAGTGGATGCAATCGTGGAGAAAAGATTAAGAAGACAGACAGCAGATTTTGAGAAAGAGAAGAAAGAGCTGGAAAGAAAGCACGGAGAAACAATCGAGGAGTATGAGGAAAGAATCAAAAATGCGAACTTGACGGCAGAAGAAAAACACAAGAAAGAATTAGAAAAAATTCAGAAAGACTTGGATGCAAAAAATGCGGAACTTTCTACAATCAAAACGAACGAGATAAAGAGAAATATGTTAGCGAAGTACAAGCTATCCGAAAAATTCTTATCCCGTATCTCCGGAACAACAGAAGAAGAAATCGAAGCATCTGTAAAAGAATTTTCCGAAGCAATCGGGGAATATATGAAGTCACAAGTTGGCGGAACTCCGGAAGCAATGAACGGTGGAAGTAATGGCGGAGCCGATAAGGCGAAATTGGAAGAATTGAAAAAAAAGGCAATGGAATCAGGAAGTGCTGAGGACAGAGCTGCGTACGTGAAAGCGAAAGCAGAAGCGGAAGAAAATATAGGAGGTCAAGAATAA
- a CDS encoding type II toxin-antitoxin system HicA family toxin produces MPMTSTEMIKLLLKNGFIRIPGGKGSHQKFYNPSTGKQTEVSDHKKELKKGTEHKILKQAGLK; encoded by the coding sequence ATGCCGATGACGTCAACGGAAATGATTAAATTACTTCTTAAAAACGGATTCATAAGAATACCGGGTGGGAAAGGCTCCCATCAGAAGTTTTATAATCCGAGTACGGGCAAACAAACCGAAGTGTCTGACCATAAAAAAGAATTGAAAAAAGGGACAGAACACAAAATCTTAAAGCAGGCAGGACTAAAATAG
- a CDS encoding terminase — protein MAQVGQIKASPEINIVFQTLATTAIQRSAQGILCIILKDSKMKTKWNTIKTIADIDAKNWDEKSVKLMTLAMQKYAPKKILVRALQTEESDYSIILKELENRKINWLACPSAQTPDDTKVVTWVKQQFGTTAIGKTIKYVSSFASNSDHPAIVELANTGTYKSKLGDFTAQEYTVAIAGAIAGCPLNRSLDNAIMPDLISVVDVEHKLGKFSLYNDDEVVRINYAVNSKTTFDSSWKKDTRKIKVVEGMCMVVDDIRDTFKKYWLGIYLNSYDNKMNFCSNVTKVYFKELAPNVLSADYDNKIEIDFDAQKRYIVTEGLDPDEMSELEIMKYPTGDDVYLTGDVRFADTMANLQLTILM, from the coding sequence ATGGCACAAGTAGGTCAAATTAAAGCAAGTCCGGAAATCAATATTGTGTTTCAAACGTTAGCTACAACAGCAATCCAGAGAAGTGCACAAGGGATTTTATGCATTATTTTGAAAGACAGTAAGATGAAAACAAAATGGAACACAATCAAAACAATTGCGGATATTGACGCAAAGAACTGGGATGAGAAATCCGTGAAATTGATGACTTTAGCAATGCAAAAATATGCGCCGAAAAAGATTTTAGTGCGAGCGTTGCAGACGGAAGAATCTGACTATTCAATTATTTTAAAAGAATTAGAAAATAGAAAAATCAATTGGTTGGCATGCCCATCCGCTCAAACTCCAGATGATACAAAAGTGGTAACTTGGGTAAAACAACAATTTGGGACAACTGCGATCGGAAAAACAATTAAGTATGTTTCTTCTTTTGCGAGCAATTCAGACCATCCAGCAATCGTGGAGTTGGCGAATACCGGAACTTATAAATCCAAGTTGGGTGATTTTACAGCTCAGGAATACACAGTAGCTATAGCTGGGGCGATTGCAGGTTGTCCGCTTAATCGAAGTTTGGATAATGCAATTATGCCGGATTTAATATCTGTTGTAGATGTAGAGCATAAGCTTGGGAAGTTCTCTCTATACAATGATGATGAAGTTGTCAGAATCAACTATGCGGTCAATTCTAAGACGACATTTGATAGTTCTTGGAAGAAAGATACTAGAAAAATCAAAGTAGTTGAAGGAATGTGCATGGTTGTAGACGACATCAGGGATACATTCAAAAAATACTGGTTAGGTATTTACTTGAACAGCTATGACAATAAAATGAATTTTTGCTCTAATGTGACAAAAGTTTATTTTAAAGAATTGGCTCCGAATGTATTATCTGCGGATTATGACAATAAAATTGAAATCGATTTTGATGCACAAAAGAGATACATTGTCACAGAGGGATTGGATCCGGATGAAATGTCAGAGTTGGAAATCATGAAATACCCAACTGGGGATGATGTGTATTTAACCGGAGACGTGAGATTTGCAGATACTATGGCGAATCTACAGTTGACGATTTTGATGTAA
- a CDS encoding Rha family transcriptional regulator, with product MENVLVKVENKDGILVVSSNRVAVELGIRHDNLLNKIDDYVKKFNSPKLSGQFYISSNYKDKSGKSNRNYLITKKGIAQVIGGYSAAVPKAFEYNVAYINEFERMEQILRNRNSSEWLLTREQGKLIRRAETDAIQELIPYAKEQGSNHADMLYMTYSKLVNSLVGIKANTRDIIEFRKLIAIHQLEDMFSRIIENGIKNKMYYKEIYKLCKRNGQMLMGLLNGEIKALSVD from the coding sequence ATGGAAAATGTATTAGTAAAAGTAGAAAACAAAGATGGGATTTTAGTAGTTTCTAGTAATCGGGTAGCTGTGGAGCTAGGAATAAGACACGATAATTTATTGAATAAAATTGATGATTATGTGAAGAAATTTAACTCACCTAAACTTTCAGGGCAGTTCTATATTTCAAGTAATTACAAAGATAAAAGTGGAAAATCAAATAGAAATTACTTAATTACCAAAAAAGGGATTGCTCAGGTTATTGGAGGATATTCTGCAGCGGTTCCCAAAGCCTTTGAGTATAATGTAGCTTATATCAACGAATTTGAAAGAATGGAGCAGATTCTAAGAAATCGAAATAGTAGCGAATGGCTGTTAACTAGAGAACAGGGAAAATTGATAAGAAGAGCAGAAACAGATGCAATTCAAGAATTGATTCCTTATGCAAAAGAGCAAGGAAGCAATCACGCAGATATGCTTTATATGACATATAGTAAATTGGTAAATTCTTTAGTTGGCATAAAAGCAAATACTAGAGATATTATTGAATTCAGAAAGTTGATAGCAATACATCAGTTGGAAGACATGTTCTCAAGAATCATAGAAAACGGAATTAAAAATAAGATGTACTACAAAGAAATTTACAAATTATGTAAAAGAAACGGGCAAATGTTAATGGGTTTGTTGAATGGAGAGATAAAAGCACTTAGTGTTGATTAA
- a CDS encoding phage tail tube protein produces MAEQITRGNQTISGAYGTLWLNNEKVMELKSVETKVTAERTDVQLGLSIDSKIIGLKGEGTITVNKVYTRGKKLLEDWLKGKDTRSRIVTSIQDPDAVGKGEERVSIDNVWFNAIDLAKFTRGEVVEEELPFGFTPEDVKYENAIK; encoded by the coding sequence ATGGCAGAACAAATTACAAGAGGAAATCAGACTATAAGTGGTGCTTATGGCACTTTATGGCTGAATAACGAAAAAGTAATGGAATTAAAGTCTGTAGAGACAAAAGTCACAGCTGAGAGAACAGATGTTCAACTTGGACTTTCGATAGACAGTAAAATTATAGGACTAAAAGGAGAGGGAACCATAACAGTCAACAAAGTCTATACAAGAGGGAAAAAGCTTTTGGAAGATTGGTTGAAAGGGAAAGATACCAGAAGCAGAATCGTGACTTCTATCCAAGACCCGGATGCAGTCGGAAAAGGAGAAGAACGGGTGTCGATTGATAACGTGTGGTTCAATGCAATCGATTTGGCAAAATTTACAAGAGGAGAGGTTGTGGAAGAAGAATTACCGTTTGGCTTTACTCCGGAAGATGTGAAATATGAAAATGCAATAAAATAG
- a CDS encoding Rha family transcriptional regulator, translating to MNNLVKVENNSKYGFVVSSRNVSIVVKRRHDNVMRDIEKIITEGSPQIRGLFIKSEYIASNGKKNKEYLLLKDGVILYLFNVQGLYEKKMAYINEFNRMEQALRKPKQTKLDFQNQTPIRTTWKGEPVMEVVQLSKMTGITNGNIHWRVYGKKVTLRYKELQEYKQENRKVNHKGYSAISILSKETVITICKKYGIYEKYKDFIENYFRVDNRIEDKTPKVPVVRENKEPFEDNYYNRMFECMKEAYIIESRIEKIYEEELLPLYNKIEELNRAKKNCLISPFNAMKYGSVLGKAKLNK from the coding sequence ATGAACAATTTAGTAAAAGTGGAAAATAATAGTAAATATGGATTTGTAGTGTCAAGTAGAAATGTCTCAATTGTTGTGAAGAGAAGACATGATAATGTTATGAGAGATATCGAAAAAATTATCACAGAGGGTAGCCCTCAAATTAGAGGGCTATTCATAAAGTCTGAATATATCGCAAGTAACGGGAAAAAGAATAAGGAATATTTATTACTTAAAGACGGTGTTATATTATATTTGTTCAATGTTCAAGGTTTGTATGAGAAAAAAATGGCATACATCAACGAATTCAATCGAATGGAACAAGCCCTAAGAAAGCCAAAGCAAACAAAGTTAGATTTTCAAAATCAAACTCCTATCCGAACCACTTGGAAAGGAGAACCGGTTATGGAAGTAGTACAATTAAGTAAAATGACCGGAATTACAAATGGGAATATTCATTGGAGAGTTTATGGAAAGAAAGTAACTTTACGATACAAAGAGTTGCAAGAATACAAACAGGAAAATAGGAAAGTAAATCATAAGGGCTATTCTGCAATCAGTATTCTATCAAAAGAAACAGTCATTACAATTTGTAAGAAATATGGTATCTACGAAAAGTACAAAGATTTCATTGAAAACTATTTCCGGGTAGATAACAGAATAGAGGATAAAACACCTAAGGTTCCTGTGGTGCGAGAGAATAAAGAACCATTCGAGGATAACTATTACAATCGAATGTTTGAATGTATGAAAGAGGCTTATATTATTGAGTCTAGAATTGAGAAAATCTATGAAGAGGAATTGTTACCGTTATACAACAAAATTGAGGAATTAAATAGAGCGAAAAAGAATTGTCTAATTTCTCCCTTTAATGCCATGAAATATGGAAGTGTTTTAGGGAAAGCAAAATTAAATAAATAG
- a CDS encoding DUF6275 family protein, with protein sequence MNFCKRQVARIERDRKDVADTVCTIEKDDVFCVWSCKTLQNSKCLMSARHKGAYYYEFTMNGDKHEIYMVVYKKEKNVALDESGKEILNRVR encoded by the coding sequence ATGAATTTTTGTAAAAGGCAAGTAGCAAGAATCGAGAGAGATAGAAAAGATGTAGCAGATACAGTTTGTACTATAGAAAAGGATGATGTGTTTTGTGTGTGGAGTTGTAAAACTTTGCAGAACTCTAAATGCCTAATGTCGGCACGACATAAGGGGGCATATTATTATGAATTTACGATGAATGGAGATAAACACGAAATTTATATGGTCGTTTACAAGAAAGAAAAGAATGTAGCTCTTGATGAAAGCGGGAAAGAAATTCTAAATAGAGTTAGATAA
- a CDS encoding DUF5309 family protein, with amino-acid sequence MAGKIDKQLNSTNQFISNDISEELTLVNPNVSPIMSHILRGGRKEKTNAITFEWVDHYERKTNSTLKAQLQTSGNEIQVNDEDVLVKDALLAIGDEVVKITNVKEDNKADVTRGYAGTTKNTGTFEVGTAVQSLGIEMEEGGDLKPSTVKLPIHVTNNTGIIFESYEITETAKHLAIHGQGGLSARELESQKKKDEMMGYLENKVLNGVKFSNGKQRNSGGAKSLIKAHGIVIDAQNKDISVDFLDEVVKAIVDRGNPGAAELKAGKYFLCVPWAQAVKINRLNKESVRTDIRENVTGTLVTEVITNAGKLTVFPAPSLLDDEFLVTNLYNYKIKELYPIKEEMAAKTGLRDEYFFHGEHGLEIKNLPFQVHVKNVKVK; translated from the coding sequence ATGGCAGGAAAAATCGATAAGCAATTAAACTCAACGAATCAATTTATCTCAAATGACATTTCTGAGGAATTAACATTAGTCAATCCCAATGTTTCTCCAATTATGTCGCACATTTTGAGAGGTGGAAGAAAGGAAAAAACAAATGCTATTACGTTTGAATGGGTGGATCATTATGAGAGAAAAACAAATTCTACTTTGAAAGCGCAATTGCAAACATCCGGAAATGAAATTCAAGTGAACGATGAAGATGTATTAGTAAAAGATGCATTATTAGCAATCGGAGATGAAGTTGTAAAAATTACGAACGTGAAAGAAGACAATAAAGCAGATGTGACAAGAGGATATGCAGGAACTACTAAGAATACAGGAACTTTTGAAGTAGGAACGGCAGTTCAAAGTTTAGGAATTGAGATGGAAGAAGGCGGGGATTTAAAACCATCCACTGTAAAATTACCGATTCACGTCACGAATAACACCGGAATCATCTTCGAATCCTATGAAATCACAGAAACTGCAAAGCATTTAGCAATTCACGGACAAGGTGGATTATCTGCAAGAGAGCTGGAATCACAAAAGAAGAAAGATGAAATGATGGGGTATTTGGAAAATAAAGTACTAAACGGGGTTAAGTTTTCGAACGGAAAACAAAGAAATTCCGGAGGAGCAAAATCATTAATCAAGGCACACGGAATCGTGATTGATGCCCAAAACAAAGATATTTCTGTAGATTTCTTAGATGAAGTAGTAAAGGCTATCGTAGATAGAGGAAATCCCGGAGCGGCGGAATTGAAAGCCGGGAAATATTTCTTATGTGTTCCTTGGGCTCAAGCGGTTAAGATTAACAGATTAAACAAAGAATCTGTAAGAACTGACATTCGAGAAAACGTGACCGGAACTTTAGTTACAGAAGTTATCACAAATGCCGGAAAACTAACTGTATTCCCTGCTCCTTCTTTGTTGGATGATGAATTCTTAGTGACAAACTTATATAACTACAAAATCAAAGAATTATACCCAATCAAAGAAGAAATGGCGGCGAAAACAGGGCTACGAGATGAATATTTCTTCCACGGAGAACATGGATTGGAAATTAAGAATTTACCATTCCAAGTGCATGTGAAGAATGTAAAAGTAAAATAA